Proteins from one Nakamurella multipartita DSM 44233 genomic window:
- a CDS encoding HD domain-containing protein, whose translation MNPTHRTGPATPRLDPLTHSDLVVHARRLAHQLLVTERHERWQHTQGVAGQAVRIAGTVGDADRPLLVAAAWLHDIGYSPPLKQTGFHPLDGALYLAGQGWNHRLVALIAHHSGARYIPVRRGLTPLMRRFPFEDSAVADALTYADQTVGPHGLHMTMPDRIAEAIARHGPHSPDAQLLIDRIPHLRAVAARVEKRLDALLPIPDDTLDGADRPRLACGRSSSGRSR comes from the coding sequence TTGAACCCCACCCACCGGACTGGTCCGGCCACACCCCGGCTGGATCCGCTCACTCATTCCGACCTCGTCGTGCACGCCCGACGGCTGGCCCACCAGCTGCTCGTCACCGAACGACACGAACGCTGGCAGCACACTCAGGGCGTTGCCGGACAAGCGGTCCGGATCGCTGGAACCGTCGGAGACGCCGACCGACCGCTGCTCGTTGCGGCTGCCTGGCTACACGACATCGGTTACTCGCCCCCGCTCAAACAGACCGGCTTCCACCCGCTCGACGGTGCGCTCTACCTGGCCGGTCAGGGATGGAACCATCGCCTCGTGGCCCTGATCGCCCACCACTCCGGGGCCCGATACATCCCCGTCCGACGCGGTCTCACTCCATTGATGCGACGATTTCCCTTCGAGGACAGCGCGGTTGCGGACGCTCTGACCTATGCCGACCAGACTGTCGGACCGCATGGTCTGCACATGACCATGCCCGACCGCATCGCCGAGGCCATCGCCCGACATGGCCCGCACTCGCCCGATGCGCAACTGCTGATCGATCGCATCCCCCATCTGCGAGCCGTCGCCGCCAGGGTCGAGAAACGACTCGATGCTCTCCTTCCGATCCCCGACGACACTCTGGACGGCGCAGATCGCCCACGCCTGGCGTGCGGACGCTCCTCATCCGGACGATCGCGCTGA
- a CDS encoding dihydrolipoyl dehydrogenase family protein has translation MRLLVIGGGPAGVSAALQGAELGAQVTLVERKRVGGTSVNEGPAPVRTLARAARLVRDARSWETFGLRGSAPEVDVKAAVANAVRVADYSHDVKRMSEYIASCGVELVQGVGQCWFVDPHTIETPDGQRYSGDAIIIAVGGHAGRLPIPGAELALTYEDIRSLDELPVSTVVIGGSDTGCQLASILVDFGSQVTVLEYAERIKPRSDHDVSDALAAAFTAKGMRIVTGTQATEIERSGEVFLVHHLVDGVRQTVAADLVFFAVGWPGNADTLRPEAIGLQTARGYVTVDDRLVSSVPHILAAGDATGLSMLVPSARQQGLVAAENAVLGTRRRNTHEIVPTGSFTDPEYGSVGLTEQEARARYDCEVAIVRYDDLLRPVVDARSGGFCKLIVESNRRYILGAHVLGEYSAEIIQMVATCMATNMRIEQLADLQFAFPTFTEAVGMAAQKCVRQLGIARLAQQWSELRPQAPDPDTAAVRSDTWP, from the coding sequence GTGCGACTTCTGGTGATCGGCGGCGGTCCCGCCGGAGTGTCCGCGGCCCTGCAAGGAGCCGAGCTCGGTGCGCAGGTGACGCTGGTCGAACGCAAACGGGTCGGCGGCACCAGCGTGAACGAGGGGCCGGCGCCGGTCCGCACGCTGGCCCGAGCCGCCCGGCTGGTTCGCGACGCGCGGTCGTGGGAGACGTTCGGGCTGCGCGGTAGCGCCCCGGAGGTCGACGTCAAGGCAGCGGTGGCCAACGCGGTGCGGGTCGCCGACTACTCGCACGACGTCAAACGAATGAGCGAGTACATCGCCAGTTGCGGGGTCGAGCTCGTCCAGGGCGTCGGACAGTGCTGGTTCGTCGACCCGCACACGATCGAAACACCGGACGGCCAAAGGTATTCCGGGGACGCCATCATCATCGCGGTCGGTGGGCACGCCGGCCGGTTGCCGATCCCCGGCGCCGAACTGGCCCTGACCTACGAGGACATCCGCAGCCTGGACGAGTTGCCGGTCTCCACGGTGGTGATCGGCGGGTCGGACACCGGCTGCCAGCTGGCCTCGATCCTGGTCGACTTCGGGTCCCAGGTCACCGTTCTAGAGTATGCCGAGCGGATCAAACCGCGGTCCGATCACGACGTGTCCGACGCGCTGGCCGCCGCCTTCACGGCCAAGGGCATGCGCATCGTCACCGGCACCCAGGCCACCGAAATCGAACGGTCGGGCGAGGTCTTCCTGGTCCATCACCTGGTCGACGGCGTCCGCCAGACGGTGGCCGCCGACCTGGTGTTCTTCGCGGTCGGCTGGCCGGGCAACGCGGACACGCTGCGCCCGGAGGCGATCGGCCTGCAGACCGCCCGCGGGTACGTGACCGTGGACGACCGGCTGGTCAGCAGCGTGCCGCACATCCTGGCTGCGGGCGACGCGACCGGCCTGTCCATGCTGGTGCCCAGCGCCCGGCAGCAGGGGCTCGTGGCGGCGGAGAACGCGGTGCTGGGCACCCGGCGGCGCAACACCCACGAGATCGTGCCGACCGGCTCGTTCACCGACCCCGAGTACGGCAGCGTCGGGCTGACCGAGCAGGAGGCGCGGGCCCGGTACGACTGCGAGGTCGCGATCGTCCGCTACGACGATCTGCTGCGGCCGGTGGTGGACGCCCGGTCCGGCGGGTTCTGCAAGCTGATCGTGGAGTCCAACCGGCGCTACATCCTGGGCGCGCACGTGCTCGGCGAGTACTCGGCCGAGATCATCCAGATGGTGGCCACCTGCATGGCCACCAACATGCGCATCGAGCAGCTGGCCGATCTGCAGTTCGCCTTCCCCACGTTCACCGAGGCGGTGGGCATGGCCGCGCAGAAGTGCGTGCGTCAACTGGGTATCGCCCGCCTGGCCCAGCAGTGGAGCGAGCTGCGGCCGCAGGCGCCCGACCCCGACACCGCAGCGGTCCGGTCCGACACCTGGCCGTGA